CGGTGATTCTGTTGATGTCTTCACTGATGTGTTCGCTATCCATGGGATTGACGCTGAATTGTACAATCATTTCCATAGCTCCTATCACTGCGTGTCTCAATTTGGTGGCTCATCGAATCTTTTTGCCTACGTAAATTAAAGACACTGCTGCTTAAAAAGAGAATCCATGGAAAGGAAAGCAAAAATCCGGCCGCTGCGAAACAGGGGGGATTTACGCAGGAAAAAGGCCCGGGTTTTTCAGCCCGGACCTTATGCATTCAGCAGGCGCGCGATTTCAGACGCAGACCGAGGATCTGCCACTGGGCTGTGGATTCCTGCTCGCGTGGGCCCGTGACGCGGATCGCGCCGTTCACGGTCAGACTGCGATCAGCACCGCAGGGTTTCCATGCATCACCTGATACAGCGCCTTCAAAGGTATTGGTCCAGACGCCGTAGTAATCGCCGCTCAAAGTTTTCGAGAAGCTGCCGGTCGTGCCCTGGCCGGAAAAGAACCAGTTTACCGAGACGTTGGCGGTGTGCTTCTCGGGAAGATCAGCCTCGACGTAAAACGCGACGGAATCAACGGCGAGCGAACGACTGCCGTCTTTGAAGTTGATGATGGCCGAACAGTTGCGACGGCTTTCGCCCAAGGACTTGCCAGGGCCGGTTTTGGCAGTCTGGGCATCGGCGAACTTCAGCCACAGAATATCGTTCTGCACAAGGTAACCCGTGCCTTTGCCGCCCGCGCAGCCGCTTCCATTGAAGGTCACCGATTCAATGCCAAAGCGGGTGCGGCCGACGTCCAGGGGATCGGTGACATCCAATTCGATATCATTGGCTTGAGCGAAAGAAGCATAACTCAGGAATATGGCCAGAGCGGTTAAAGTTTTCATAAAGCAATCTCCAAGCTGTGGTTTGATCCTGAGTGAAATCTAAGGGAAGTGTTCGGTCAACACCAGCGGGAGATGGTCAAAGTGTTCTGTGAAGGCGAGGCTGACAGAGCAAGGTTCAGCTATGCGCCTGCAGGGTAAAATAGAAACTGGAACCCTGCCCGGGAAGGGAATCCACCCAGATGCGCCCGTGGTGACTCTCGACCAGCTTTTTTACGATGGCAAGACCGGCTCCGGTGCCACCACCGTATTCATTCTGGGTGTGGAGACGGCGGAAAATTTTAAAGACGCTTTCATGAAACTGAGGATCAATGCCGATGCCGTTGTCCTGAACCACGAAGACCGGCACAGCATCACGGCTTTCCTCGGGATTCAGGCAGCGGATGCTGATTTCCTTGGCGGCGCTTTCATTATATTTGATGCCGTTGCAGATCAGGTTATAGAAGATCTCGCCGACCCGGACAGGGCTGCAGGTGATCCGCGGCAGGGTCTTGGGCATGGAGATGGCGACCTTTTGCTCGTCGATCAGGCTGCGCAAGCGAAAGAGAACGCCTTCCAGAACTTCATTCAGATCGGAATCCATCGTGCCCATATGATAGCGGCCGAGCCTCGCGTATTGAAAGAGCGAGGTGGTCAGGCCATCCATATGCTGGCTGAGATGCATGATGGACTGAAGGCGTTTCTGGGTTTTATCGCTCAGGCTTTTGCCTTCATCCTGCAGAATAAAGTTCGCATAGCTGCGAATGCCGCGCAAAGGCTCGCGCAGGTCGTGGGAAATGATCTGGGCGAACTCATCGAGTTCGTTGTTGCTCAGCCGCAGATCGGCATTCACCTTGGACAGCTGCTTAAGAAGGATAAGATTGCGAAGTTCCAGAGCCGCCTCGACCGTTGCCGCTTCGAAAGGCAGGCACTGGCCGCGGACATGCTCGCGCCAGAGCTCAAACGATTTGCGCGGGGTCAATTCCTCATGAGGATCGAGGGATTTTTTGGGATTTCCGGCCCAATGAACTGTTTGAATGATTTCCGGGCGGAACCAGATGATATAGGAGTCAAAGGTATCGGTCAGTTGAATGGCCAGCATCCCGGCGGCCTGATTTTTCTCGGCGTCCCAG
This region of Oligoflexus sp. genomic DNA includes:
- a CDS encoding DUF4360 domain-containing protein yields the protein MKTLTALAIFLSYASFAQANDIELDVTDPLDVGRTRFGIESVTFNGSGCAGGKGTGYLVQNDILWLKFADAQTAKTGPGKSLGESRRNCSAIINFKDGSRSLAVDSVAFYVEADLPEKHTANVSVNWFFSGQGTTGSFSKTLSGDYYGVWTNTFEGAVSGDAWKPCGADRSLTVNGAIRVTGPREQESTAQWQILGLRLKSRAC